One part of the Halostagnicola larsenii XH-48 genome encodes these proteins:
- a CDS encoding ABC transporter permease yields the protein MVNISWRIRRTGQTVFTLWAVLTLTFALVRLLPGNPMGAMVSQLIRQGVNPARARRLVELRLSVDPDKPIPYAYVDYMANMVQGNLGTSMYYTEPVVDIIARALPWTLFVMSWSLFISFFLGIVVGALMAYWEGGKLDLGLTSWAVLMGSIPYYVMALLLLMFLSYRWGIFPTSGRQPTGIPVGFNWPYISGIIRHAALPVMSMLVASGFASLGMRGNSIRVLGEDYLRVARLRGLSDITISTQYVARNAILPMYTAFLISLGEMFGGSVVLEQIFSYRGLGWYMLSATYQRDYPLMMGMFTVLTVAVVLALLIADLTYSFVDPRVGGKENEAY from the coding sequence ATGGTGAATATAAGCTGGCGAATACGTCGTACAGGGCAAACAGTGTTCACGTTATGGGCAGTTCTCACACTGACTTTCGCTCTCGTTCGACTATTACCGGGGAATCCGATGGGAGCGATGGTCTCACAGTTGATCCGACAAGGCGTTAATCCGGCTCGAGCTAGACGACTCGTCGAACTTCGATTGAGTGTCGATCCGGACAAACCGATTCCGTACGCGTACGTAGACTATATGGCTAATATGGTCCAAGGAAACCTTGGAACGTCAATGTACTACACGGAACCGGTCGTCGACATCATCGCAAGAGCACTCCCGTGGACGCTCTTTGTGATGAGTTGGTCACTATTCATCAGTTTCTTCCTCGGGATCGTCGTCGGTGCCTTGATGGCCTACTGGGAGGGTGGAAAATTGGATCTTGGTCTCACATCGTGGGCGGTCCTGATGGGGTCTATTCCGTATTATGTGATGGCACTCCTGCTATTGATGTTCCTGTCGTACCGATGGGGTATCTTCCCGACGAGTGGTCGCCAGCCGACAGGCATTCCAGTCGGATTCAATTGGCCGTATATCAGTGGCATCATACGACATGCTGCGTTGCCGGTGATGTCTATGCTGGTTGCTTCTGGGTTCGCCTCATTAGGGATGCGCGGAAACAGTATCCGCGTCCTCGGTGAGGACTACCTCCGTGTGGCGCGGCTTCGTGGACTCTCTGATATCACAATCTCGACTCAGTACGTCGCACGAAACGCCATCCTTCCGATGTATACGGCGTTCTTGATCAGTCTGGGGGAGATGTTTGGTGGCTCCGTGGTTCTCGAGCAAATATTCTCCTACCGAGGCTTGGGATGGTACATGCTATCGGCTACGTATCAACGCGACTATCCGTTGATGATGGGGATGTTCACTGTCTTGACGGTCGCAGTTGTCCTCGCCTTGCTGATAGCTGACTTAACGTACTCGTTCGTTGATCCACGAGTAGGAGGAAAGGAAAATGAAGCGTACTAA
- a CDS encoding DUF1349 domain-containing protein, producing the protein MTHNRRTFLRVLGAGSIGTAVVSGPVIGQSSEITVEGGGSDIWNDADEFHYYFTDVGVNFDAAVRVDSVEDTDEYAKAGLMLRESLDADAKNVMARTTPDHTTLQWRPTAGGESTSLTSDAGEDESELDGGTIDAAWQRLVRTDDTIRAYASEDGTNWTLMAELSLSFGESAFLGLAVTSHNTGTLCEATFSSLSGVGPVESQDVGDVDVPGSASGSSSGETGPLIITGSATDITSSSATLSSSLPSLGGAASADIGIEYRESGGSWTMSTTETVTEPGAVDVDLTGLSPETDYEYRAVAEASDGESDDGTIVSFTTLEEDTDPSVTTGTAVDTASSSATLSGTLEAIGGQADEALISFEYRETGGDDWQESGSRTLSEPGEFETTIYGLSPETDYEYRAVVEAADGDTDTGSTATFSTTVGTGADGGSHFDLEDGFADVDWFDDDVQVITITELDAGTIEDAFQTEGPRLIVFEVSGVLNLENQELEITEPYCWVAGQTAPSPGVTFTNGFVQADASNVVLEHVRVFRGDESGGEGTDPMNSADGTENVIFNHCTAFWGRDENLSVGYDSTDTTIANCMIAEGLEDPEENSNGTLVGDGADNVAILGTIYAKNNDRNPRLKSDTRTVVVNGLNFYHDKAIWIDDSAEAAVVGNAYIHRFSFRDPIVFGDGSVYMADNYVADPPLDGRPFSDVATELDSPPLWPSGLEALPAGDVESHNKTFAGARPADRIYQEEKVVSQITDRWGSLDVDPNEDNAGFSDIPDSAAEAGGYPDHGGTTHTLEVPDSGLRAWLEDWAQVVETGQ; encoded by the coding sequence ATGACCCACAACAGACGTACGTTCTTACGCGTACTTGGAGCAGGAAGTATCGGTACCGCCGTCGTGAGCGGTCCAGTCATCGGCCAATCGAGTGAGATCACGGTCGAGGGCGGCGGTTCGGACATCTGGAACGACGCGGACGAGTTCCACTACTACTTCACGGATGTCGGCGTGAATTTCGACGCGGCCGTCAGAGTCGATAGCGTCGAGGATACCGACGAGTACGCCAAAGCGGGGCTAATGCTCAGGGAGTCGCTCGATGCGGACGCAAAGAACGTGATGGCTCGGACGACCCCGGACCACACGACTCTCCAGTGGCGACCGACGGCCGGCGGCGAGTCGACGAGTCTCACGTCCGACGCCGGCGAAGACGAGAGCGAACTCGATGGAGGGACGATCGATGCCGCCTGGCAGCGGCTCGTCCGGACCGATGATACGATCCGGGCGTACGCCTCGGAGGACGGGACGAACTGGACGCTCATGGCCGAACTCTCGTTGTCGTTTGGCGAGAGCGCATTCCTTGGGTTGGCAGTTACGAGCCACAACACTGGAACGCTCTGTGAGGCGACGTTCTCGAGTCTCAGCGGCGTCGGCCCCGTCGAAAGTCAGGATGTCGGCGATGTCGACGTACCCGGCAGCGCTTCGGGAAGCAGCTCCGGAGAGACCGGGCCGCTGATCATAACGGGCTCGGCCACGGACATCACCTCGTCGTCCGCGACGCTCTCGAGTAGCCTCCCCTCGCTTGGCGGGGCCGCCTCGGCCGACATCGGTATCGAGTATCGCGAGTCCGGTGGCTCGTGGACGATGTCGACGACGGAGACGGTCACCGAACCGGGCGCGGTCGATGTCGATCTGACCGGGCTCTCACCCGAGACCGACTACGAGTACCGTGCCGTCGCCGAAGCAAGTGACGGCGAGTCCGACGATGGGACGATCGTCTCGTTTACGACGCTCGAGGAGGATACGGACCCGAGCGTCACGACCGGCACAGCGGTCGACACTGCCTCGTCGTCTGCAACGCTTTCGGGCACGCTCGAGGCCATCGGTGGCCAAGCCGACGAGGCGCTGATCTCGTTCGAGTACCGCGAGACCGGCGGGGATGACTGGCAGGAATCCGGAAGTCGGACGCTCTCGGAACCCGGCGAGTTCGAAACCACGATTTACGGGCTCTCCCCCGAGACTGACTACGAGTACCGTGCCGTCGTCGAAGCTGCCGACGGCGATACCGACACAGGATCGACGGCGACGTTTTCGACGACGGTAGGCACCGGAGCCGACGGGGGGTCGCACTTCGACCTCGAGGACGGCTTCGCGGACGTGGACTGGTTCGATGACGACGTTCAGGTTATCACGATCACGGAACTGGACGCCGGGACCATCGAGGATGCCTTCCAGACGGAGGGACCGCGACTGATCGTCTTCGAGGTCAGCGGTGTCCTCAATCTGGAAAATCAGGAACTCGAGATCACGGAGCCCTACTGCTGGGTAGCCGGTCAGACCGCTCCCTCTCCCGGCGTCACGTTCACCAACGGGTTCGTTCAGGCCGACGCCAGTAACGTCGTCCTCGAGCACGTTCGGGTCTTCCGCGGCGACGAGAGTGGCGGCGAGGGAACGGACCCGATGAACAGCGCCGACGGTACCGAGAACGTCATTTTCAACCACTGTACAGCCTTCTGGGGTCGCGACGAGAATCTCTCGGTTGGCTACGACTCGACCGACACGACGATCGCGAACTGCATGATCGCCGAGGGCCTCGAGGATCCCGAAGAGAACTCCAACGGGACGCTGGTCGGCGACGGTGCGGACAACGTCGCGATTCTGGGGACCATTTACGCCAAGAACAACGACCGCAACCCGCGGCTGAAATCCGACACGCGGACCGTCGTGGTCAACGGACTCAACTTCTACCACGACAAAGCTATCTGGATCGACGACAGCGCCGAGGCCGCGGTCGTGGGCAACGCCTACATTCATCGCTTTAGCTTCCGGGATCCGATCGTCTTCGGCGACGGAAGCGTCTACATGGCGGACAACTATGTCGCCGATCCGCCACTCGACGGACGACCGTTCTCCGACGTCGCAACTGAACTTGACTCACCACCGTTGTGGCCGAGTGGCCTCGAGGCGCTCCCAGCCGGGGATGTAGAGAGCCATAACAAAACGTTCGCAGGCGCGCGACCCGCCGATCGGATCTATCAGGAAGAGAAGGTCGTCAGTCAGATCACCGACCGATGGGGCTCGCTGGATGTCGATCCAAACGAGGACAACGCCGGGTTCTCCGACATCCCCGATAGCGCAGCGGAGGCCGGCGGCTACCCCGATCACGGTGGCACCACGCACACGCTCGAGGTTCCCGACTCGGGGCTGCGTGCGTGGCTCGAGGACTGGGCGCAAGTCGTCGAAACGGGTCAGTAA
- a CDS encoding ABC transporter ATP-binding protein — MTVSESNYESGLAAEESILEIRNASVTFDMDRGQSRVLDDVDIDIERNEVLGIVGESGSGKSMLASALLDAVVDPGLLTGDLTYYPDDGGSVNILDLEKDELQEFRWEQISMVFQGAMSSFNPVRKIRTHFVETLSAHDYAVDEGMQRTKDILEDLYLDPERVLESYPHELSGGMKQRALIALSLVLKPEVLVMDEPTAALDLLMQRSIIGLLRDIKEQYDLTIVFITHDLPLVADIADRVGVLYAFEFVELGPTDEILEEPSHPYTRLLLKSTPNLESPVESMRPVEGSAPDPVNVPSGCSFHTRCPVGDKKCELEAPGPYSVNSDHHVHCHYWEDAVDNISMETEIVSDKAGIADSGVSQQSTTERTSEPVISMEDVEVHFGEEGGFFNFFSDPELVRAVDGISFDIYENDVIVLVGESGCGKTTLGKTAVGLQEPTGGTVRYRGHDIWDVKANGSDDTSWEEIRRSLQIVHQDPGSALNPNRRIRQSLEEPLKRWNSELDGNDRKQRILSLLEHVGMTPPEDYIERYPHQLSGGEQQRVALIRAMLMNPEVILADEPVSALDVSLRVEMMDLMIQLQNTFDTSYLFVSHDLSNARYITEKTGGRIGVVYLGELVEIGPPEQIIHNPQHPYTKALRWATPELEANEEKAAEAPIREIDIPDPTNPPSGCRYHTRCPEAREVCRTDRPGVYDASEDDLHEVTCFRALDDHEYWDSEPITDENE, encoded by the coding sequence ATGACTGTCTCAGAATCCAATTACGAAAGCGGTCTTGCGGCGGAGGAATCGATACTGGAAATACGGAACGCGTCCGTCACATTCGACATGGACCGCGGTCAATCGCGTGTCCTCGATGATGTCGACATCGATATCGAGCGCAACGAGGTGCTCGGCATCGTAGGTGAGAGTGGCAGCGGGAAGTCGATGCTCGCGTCCGCGCTGCTAGACGCAGTCGTTGATCCGGGATTACTCACAGGAGATCTCACCTACTATCCTGATGACGGCGGCTCGGTCAACATACTCGACCTCGAGAAGGATGAGCTACAGGAATTCCGTTGGGAGCAAATCTCTATGGTATTCCAGGGGGCGATGAGCTCGTTCAACCCCGTTCGAAAGATCCGAACCCACTTCGTCGAGACATTGAGTGCACACGACTACGCTGTTGATGAGGGAATGCAACGGACTAAGGACATCCTTGAAGATCTCTACCTCGACCCCGAACGGGTACTCGAATCGTACCCCCATGAACTCTCCGGTGGAATGAAACAGCGCGCCTTGATTGCGCTTAGTCTCGTCCTCAAGCCAGAGGTGCTGGTTATGGATGAGCCGACTGCTGCGCTCGATCTGTTGATGCAGCGGTCGATCATTGGGCTGCTTCGCGACATCAAGGAGCAGTATGACCTGACGATTGTCTTCATCACACATGACTTGCCGCTGGTCGCGGACATTGCTGATAGGGTCGGCGTATTGTATGCCTTCGAGTTCGTGGAACTCGGGCCAACCGACGAAATTCTCGAGGAACCGTCCCATCCCTACACCCGACTCCTCCTCAAATCGACTCCGAATTTGGAGTCACCGGTCGAATCGATGCGGCCGGTTGAGGGAAGTGCACCTGATCCAGTGAACGTCCCTTCAGGGTGTTCGTTCCATACCCGCTGTCCGGTTGGTGATAAGAAATGCGAGTTGGAAGCGCCAGGTCCGTACTCGGTCAATAGCGACCATCACGTTCACTGTCACTACTGGGAGGATGCAGTCGACAATATCTCAATGGAGACTGAGATTGTCAGTGACAAGGCCGGAATAGCGGACTCGGGCGTGTCTCAGCAGTCGACAACAGAACGGACCAGTGAGCCGGTCATATCGATGGAAGATGTCGAGGTTCATTTCGGAGAGGAGGGTGGCTTTTTCAACTTCTTCTCCGATCCTGAACTCGTCAGGGCGGTTGATGGAATCTCGTTCGACATCTATGAAAACGATGTAATCGTACTTGTCGGTGAGTCCGGCTGTGGAAAAACAACGCTCGGCAAGACTGCTGTCGGGCTTCAGGAGCCGACCGGCGGTACCGTTCGGTACCGAGGCCACGATATCTGGGATGTGAAGGCAAATGGGAGTGACGACACCTCTTGGGAGGAGATTCGTCGGTCGCTTCAGATTGTTCACCAAGACCCTGGTAGTGCGCTGAACCCGAACCGTCGGATCCGTCAGTCGTTGGAAGAACCGCTCAAGCGTTGGAACAGTGAACTTGACGGAAACGACCGAAAACAACGAATCTTGAGCCTGCTTGAACATGTCGGGATGACGCCGCCGGAGGATTATATCGAGCGGTATCCACATCAGCTAAGCGGTGGTGAGCAACAGCGCGTCGCGTTGATTCGTGCAATGCTGATGAATCCCGAGGTTATCCTCGCGGACGAACCAGTGAGTGCGCTTGATGTGTCACTACGGGTCGAAATGATGGATCTCATGATCCAACTCCAGAACACCTTCGACACGTCGTACCTGTTCGTGTCCCACGACCTCTCGAATGCCCGCTACATTACGGAAAAGACCGGCGGTCGAATCGGCGTCGTCTATCTCGGCGAACTCGTCGAGATCGGTCCACCGGAACAGATAATCCACAATCCGCAGCACCCGTATACGAAGGCACTCCGGTGGGCGACCCCGGAGCTCGAAGCCAATGAGGAGAAAGCTGCGGAAGCGCCCATTCGCGAGATCGATATTCCCGATCCCACGAACCCGCCAAGTGGCTGTCGCTACCACACGCGATGTCCGGAAGCTCGAGAGGTCTGTCGGACTGACCGTCCGGGTGTCTATGATGCGTCGGAAGACGATCTACACGAGGTGACGTGCTTTCGAGCACTCGACGATCACGAATACTGGGATAGCGAACCGATCACCGACGAGAACGAATAA
- a CDS encoding ABC transporter permease codes for MTNEPNSDSTTDRSEPFDWDETERDVRADGGNVSSPFEITSEYEESRRDRYRKLYDAYVHAPFAIIKSDWRARIGFTLILFYLLMGYVGPLLIEPTQATEGPALVQPFESWEYPLGTDNMGRDMLSQTVYSTTTMLKMMGSGALFTVGIGTIVGGLAGYKGGLTDTVLSSITDVFINLPGFPLVMILAALLPIGGNPYMVGLLLSVGAWGGLSRAVRSQVLTIRHESFVEAARGMGISTHRIVFKEIIPHLMPYIVINFTNAARRIIFSAVALYFLAILPFSSSSLNWGIMLNEAYGEGAHYTTGALHWFIIPMLTIVGISIGLILLGQSLDRVFNPRVRARHERTTAEDDNSGPENEDEMNTNVAGV; via the coding sequence ATGACGAACGAACCGAACTCCGATTCGACGACTGACCGCTCTGAGCCGTTCGATTGGGACGAAACCGAACGAGATGTGAGGGCCGACGGCGGGAACGTTAGCTCGCCGTTCGAAATCACTTCGGAGTACGAGGAATCTCGTCGCGACCGGTACCGCAAACTCTACGATGCGTACGTGCACGCACCGTTTGCAATCATCAAAAGCGACTGGCGGGCGAGAATTGGGTTCACACTCATCCTGTTTTATCTCTTGATGGGGTACGTTGGTCCGTTGTTGATCGAACCAACGCAGGCAACGGAGGGACCAGCACTCGTCCAGCCATTCGAAAGCTGGGAATACCCCCTCGGAACCGATAATATGGGCCGCGATATGCTGTCGCAGACGGTGTACTCCACCACAACTATGCTCAAGATGATGGGGTCAGGTGCGTTGTTTACCGTCGGAATCGGGACAATCGTCGGTGGACTCGCTGGCTACAAAGGGGGCCTGACCGATACGGTACTGAGTTCGATTACTGATGTGTTCATCAACTTACCCGGGTTCCCACTCGTGATGATCTTGGCTGCGTTGCTACCGATTGGTGGTAACCCGTACATGGTTGGCCTCCTCTTGAGTGTCGGCGCATGGGGCGGTCTTTCGCGTGCGGTCCGATCACAGGTCCTTACCATCCGCCATGAGTCGTTCGTCGAAGCGGCCCGGGGAATGGGCATTTCAACTCATCGGATCGTGTTTAAGGAGATTATCCCGCACCTGATGCCCTATATTGTGATCAACTTTACGAACGCTGCCCGCCGAATAATCTTCTCGGCGGTTGCGTTGTACTTCCTGGCAATTCTACCGTTTTCCTCATCTAGCCTAAACTGGGGAATAATGTTGAACGAGGCCTACGGAGAGGGTGCCCATTATACTACCGGCGCGCTCCACTGGTTCATCATTCCGATGCTAACAATCGTTGGCATCTCAATTGGCCTAATCCTGCTCGGCCAGTCGCTCGACCGGGTTTTCAATCCGCGTGTCCGCGCCCGACACGAGCGAACGACGGCGGAGGACGACAACTCCGGTCCAGAGAACGAAGACGAAATGAACACCAATGTGGCTGGTGTATAA
- a CDS encoding ABC transporter substrate-binding protein, whose protein sequence is MPSLSNRGMPNSSNRHSGGRSRRDILKGGAVGGIAAIAGCIGGQSQGNESRFTYFDPIGDPPSQRHFNPWNLSQTGAWHPGANVFDRLAIHSPATNEAFPIIANSWEMTDSTTLETEISDEWTWHNGDPLVAQDWAMQWEMEIAISTADGGDNPTPMEEIEVVDDHFLRIHLNSELSEIFAVQNTIGYYHGDIGRGIFTKHDDDQWSEWHEQLLNSEGDELQSVIEDVTTTSYPNIEEGIGQGPFQVTEVGDDTVLMEKYEDHPRADDINFDEFELWVPGEPGERVQPYVNGIVNAVPGGYPIPENQRNQLPDTHSLYREGRTTNSLFCFNNGTGVEGYDSAVESANVRKAVSHVYDKQQTKGILKGVKKLFDGPPCRIPGPTIEEGSHPSTDWIEDFPRYGQNDTERASELLRQEGYEQDSGEWLTPDGDRFEINILNPAEHEHLQVLIENLKDFGIAVDSENVDAATLDARRQSGEYDIIPDGSSANGVFAMWSPGLVVDWIQTLTNYEPEAEIPMPVGDPDGSSGTKTINIADHIDQWMTTDDDEYHKELTWWWNQTLPEYEALYEPDAGALNTANFEFDNVPDPIVNGVDDAMYISLKMEEGTLRYKN, encoded by the coding sequence ATGCCCTCATTATCAAATAGAGGTATGCCAAATTCTAGCAACAGGCATAGCGGTGGTCGCTCCAGACGAGACATTCTCAAAGGCGGCGCTGTCGGTGGGATCGCTGCGATTGCAGGGTGCATTGGTGGCCAAAGTCAAGGTAACGAATCGCGGTTCACTTACTTCGACCCAATAGGTGACCCGCCGTCACAGCGTCACTTTAACCCGTGGAACCTCTCACAAACGGGTGCGTGGCACCCGGGTGCGAACGTTTTCGATCGGCTCGCGATCCACTCTCCGGCGACGAACGAGGCGTTCCCGATAATTGCAAATAGCTGGGAGATGACCGATTCCACGACCCTTGAGACCGAGATAAGCGATGAGTGGACCTGGCATAACGGTGATCCGCTCGTTGCACAGGACTGGGCGATGCAGTGGGAGATGGAAATTGCGATTTCGACGGCTGACGGGGGAGACAATCCGACGCCGATGGAGGAAATCGAAGTCGTCGACGATCATTTCCTCCGGATCCACCTGAATTCGGAGCTCTCCGAAATCTTTGCCGTGCAGAATACGATCGGCTACTATCACGGTGATATCGGTCGGGGGATTTTCACCAAACACGACGATGACCAGTGGAGCGAGTGGCACGAGCAATTACTGAATTCGGAGGGTGACGAACTCCAGAGCGTCATTGAGGACGTGACGACAACGAGTTACCCCAACATTGAAGAGGGGATTGGACAGGGTCCCTTCCAAGTCACCGAAGTTGGCGACGATACCGTTCTCATGGAAAAGTATGAGGACCACCCCCGGGCCGACGACATAAACTTCGACGAGTTCGAACTTTGGGTTCCCGGAGAACCCGGCGAGCGCGTTCAGCCCTACGTCAACGGTATTGTGAACGCCGTTCCCGGTGGCTACCCAATCCCGGAAAATCAACGTAATCAGCTTCCTGACACCCACTCGCTGTACAGAGAGGGTCGGACGACGAACTCCCTGTTTTGCTTCAACAACGGCACTGGTGTCGAGGGATACGATTCCGCTGTTGAGAGCGCCAACGTCAGAAAGGCAGTGAGCCACGTCTACGATAAACAACAGACCAAGGGCATCCTTAAGGGCGTCAAGAAACTGTTCGATGGCCCGCCGTGTCGGATTCCCGGTCCAACGATCGAAGAGGGAAGCCACCCTTCGACTGACTGGATCGAGGACTTCCCCCGGTACGGCCAGAACGACACTGAGCGTGCGTCGGAACTCCTCCGGCAGGAAGGCTACGAACAGGATAGCGGTGAGTGGCTTACCCCTGACGGAGATCGTTTCGAGATCAATATTCTGAATCCGGCGGAACACGAGCATCTTCAGGTACTTATTGAGAACCTGAAGGACTTCGGGATCGCGGTTGATTCCGAAAACGTTGACGCTGCGACGCTCGATGCACGTCGACAGAGTGGCGAATACGATATTATTCCCGACGGCTCTTCAGCCAACGGCGTCTTCGCCATGTGGTCGCCCGGACTCGTCGTCGACTGGATCCAGACGCTCACGAACTACGAGCCTGAGGCCGAGATCCCGATGCCAGTCGGGGACCCTGACGGATCCAGCGGGACAAAAACGATCAACATTGCCGACCACATCGACCAGTGGATGACCACCGACGACGATGAGTACCACAAGGAGTTGACGTGGTGGTGGAACCAGACACTGCCAGAGTACGAAGCGTTGTACGAACCGGATGCTGGTGCGCTTAACACGGCGAACTTCGAGTTTGATAACGTCCCGGACCCTATCGTGAACGGTGTCGACGATGCGATGTACATTTCACTGAAGATGGAAGAGGGAACGCTACGGTACAAGAACTGA